From Ictidomys tridecemlineatus isolate mIctTri1 chromosome 2, mIctTri1.hap1, whole genome shotgun sequence, the proteins below share one genomic window:
- the Hapln4 gene encoding hyaluronan and proteoglycan link protein 4 produces MVCAPAALGRGVLPAAVWGILLLTASVEAQRGRKKVVHVLEGESGSVVVQTAPGQVVSHRGGTIVLPCRYHYEAAAHGHDGVRLKWTKVVDPLAFADVFVALGPQHRAFGSYRGRAELQNDGPGDASLVLRNVTLQDYGRYECEVTNELEDDAGMVKLDLEGVVFPYHPRGGRYKLTFAEAQRACAEQDGILASAEQLHAAWRDGLDWCNAGWLRDGSVQYPVSQPREPCGGLNGAGNAGAGGGANGGGVRNYGYRHNAEERYDAFCFTSNLPGRVFFLKPLRPVPFAGAARACAARGASVAKVGQLFAAWKLQLLDRCTAGWLADGSARYPIVNPRARCGGLRPGVRSLGFPDASRRLFGVYCYRAPGAPDPAPGGWGWGWAGGGGWAGGARDPAAWTPLRV; encoded by the exons CGTGCACGTGCTGG AGGGTGAGTCGGGCTCAGTGGTGGTGCAGACGGCACCTGGGCAAGTGGTAAGCCACCGGGGTGGCACCATCGTCTTGCCCTGCCGCTATCACTACGAGGCAGCTGCTCACGGCCACGATGGCGTCCGCCTCAAGTGGACAAAGGTGGTGGATCCTTTGGCCTTCGCCGACGTCTTCGTGGCACTGGGTCCTCAGCACCGGGCCTTTGGCAGCTACCGCGGGCGGGCAGAGCTGCAGAACGACGGGCCGGGGGATGCCTCCCTGGTCCTCCGAAATGTCACCCTGCAGGACTATGGGCGCTACGAGTGCGAGGTCACCAATGAGCTGGAAGACGACGCTGGCATGGTCAAGCTGGACCTGGAAG GCGTGGTCTTCCCCTATCACCCCCGTGGAGGCCGCTACAAGCTGACTTTCGCGGAGGCACAGCGCGCCTGTGCCGAGCAGGACGGTATCCTGGCGTCTGCCGAGCAGCTGCACGCGGCCTGGCGCGATGGCCTGGACTGGTGCAACGCAGGCTGGTTGCGTGACGGCTCCGTGCAGTACCCGGTGAGCCAGCCTCGGGAACCCTGCGGCGGCCTGAACGGGGCCGGGAACGCCGGGGCGGGTGGCGGAGCCAACGGAGGCGGCGTGCGCAACTACGGTTATCGGCATAACGCTGAGGAACGCtatgatgccttctgcttcacgtCCAACCTCCCGG GACGCGTGTTCTTCCTGAAGCCGTTGCGGCCTGTGCCTTTCGCCGGAGCAGCGCGTGCATGTGCGGCGCGCGGTGCATCAGTGGCCAAGGTGGGCCAGCTGTTCGCTGCGTGGAAGCTGCAATTGCTGGACCGCTGCACCGCGGGCTGGCTGGCCGACGGCAGCGCGCGCTACCCCATCGTGAACCCGCGTGCGCGCTGCGGAGGTCTCCGGCCTGGCGTGCGCAGCCTAGGCTTCCCAGATGCCTCCCGACGCCTCTTTGGCGTTTACTGCTACCGCGCACCGGGCGCACCGGATCCCGCTcccgggggctggggctggggctgggccggCGGCGGTGGCTGGGCTGGAGGCGCACGCGACCCAGCTGCCTGGACCCCGCTGCGCGTCTAG